CACTAGTGACAATGTTTGTACTAATAGTAGTTACGGCATAAACAACGTCAGCCACCAAAAAAACCGAAATTAGAATTCTAACTTTATTCCGAGTTTTTCGGCAATTTGATGAATCCATTTCTCGTGGCGATCAACTTTATGAGCTAAAGCAACCATTTCTTGAAAATAGGTATCAGCTTTCTTTGCATAAGCATCGACAGAGGTCTGAAGATCTACAAAATCTTTTTTCATTTCATCAAACCTCTGATCAACGCGCGTAAACTTCTCATTTAAATATTGAATTAGTTCAGAAAAATCTTGATTCATAAAAAATCATCTTAATTTTTTTATTATACCAAACAGAATTTCACGGGGCAAGTCGGGATTGTCCGAGTGTAGATGTCGGACATCTACACTCGTCTTCCACACTACACTAGTCTTCTATTGTTAACTTGCCTAAAACTTCTCTGGCATTTCTAACTAAAAGAGCGTCGTAGGCAAATTCTTTATATGCCTCTATATCTGGAAACATTTCTTTTAAAATATCTCTATCAATAATTTCCAAATTCCTTTTTCCAAAACTCTCACCTAAACTGCAAAAAGGATTAGACAGAGCAAACTCAAACGCTTTATCAAACTCTTTCAGCGCCTTTTCAATCCCGCCGGGGTAATCTTCAAAAGGATTAAAGGCCTGAATATAAGCGTCAAGATAATGCAGGCTTTCTATTTCTTTTATAATGGTTTTTCCCTTATATGCTCCTTGAAAAACTCGACCCACTTCGCCATATTTTAGATTGATAAAACCGGTAAAAGCGTTGCTC
Above is a genomic segment from Candidatus Nealsonbacteria bacterium containing:
- a CDS encoding transposase — translated: FKWPKGWPAHQPLVKILSYCLKENHFHLLLKEIHKGGLSFFMKRLSNAFTGFINLKYGEVGRVFQGAYKGKTIIKEIESLHYLDAYIQAFNPFEDYPGGIEKALKEFDKAFEFALSNPFCSLGESFGKRNLEIIDRDILKEMFPDIEAYKEFAYDALLVRNAREVLGKLTIED